The Nothobranchius furzeri strain GRZ-AD chromosome 17, NfurGRZ-RIMD1, whole genome shotgun sequence nucleotide sequence GCGGAGTACAGGCCCTCAGAGAACAGCTTGAAAAGGATGCTGAAGGCGCAGGTTCCCCGTCGGAGGAGACGGCGCGGGTTATCACTCTCCTTAAGCTCAAACTCTACCAGGTACCTCAACACCTGGGAAAAATGTAAAGACAAATATTTCAAGAGTCTGAtagatgtattttctaatgattaGAAATGGGTGGGATTCCTGACCTGCAGAAGGTAACTCTCATCCTCCTGCATGATGCAGTTGCCATAGAGTGAGGTGAAGACCGTATGGATGACTCCTTGGGTGTGCTCCTGGTTCAGTCTCTCTCCTGCCACGAGGCAGGATGCGACCAGTCTGGGATTTTCCCTCAACCTGGCCAGGAACTCACCATAGATTGTTTCCTGGAACCCGAGAATCTTGTATCCATCAATAAACTGTGTGTCTTCCAGCATTTTGGCATGTTGGCAGCACTCAGCGGGGGAGGCCTCCGCACTAAACAACAGAACAAAAAGGCATTAAACACATTTTACATTCAGATAACTCCCTTGGATGCTCAAAGAGGAGGTGGGCACTGACCTGGTGAGAATGAGCCGATCGAGGTTGATCCTCTGCTGCTTGGCGATCCAGGCAGCATGATACAACCTTTCAGCAGTCTTCAGCACGTCACTGTTGAGCCTCTGGATCAGCTGCTTCTCTGACGAGATGTAGAGCCGCTCCTGCTTTAGGTGGTGGGCCAGAGTGTGGATATCTGGCTTCACCATCTTCACCGGCTCACTCAGGCAGATAGGTCACGGCTGGAGGCCGAACAGAAACAGGAGGTAAATATGTTTAAAACTTTAAATAGATCAACATTTTTATACTCAATATTGAAACAGTGAAAGGAATCAAGTTACTTCACTTGACAAGAATCATCAACTGGGAAAAACAGAATCAACATGCCTGAAGTGGTTCTGAAGTCTGGGAAAACAGCCCACAGTGACTTCATCAGGTTCATTTCTGCTCATGTTTCAGTTCCACAattgtataaataaataaatcagttaaGACGTACTTGTTAAAATGTCAAGGTGAGTTATTGAACAGGAAGCTCTAAAGAACTCTGTCTCTGCTTTGCCCTTTAGAAGATTATTTTTTATCAATAACAATGAAATATTTTGACGTATACAATAATTATCTTAAGGTCAAGAAGCACAAACAGAATGTTTTAAGTGTCCCAACTTGTGACTTTATTTAAAGATTCATTATTTGAAGTAAGCTGGAACTTTTTAAAAtgatgttttaaaataaaaaaaaatagcaaaTGTGTTCATTTTCTGTGAAGGGTTGCATGAACATCAGTTTACAGTCCAATTGATGGAGGGAAGTAATTGTTTGCATTCTGTAAACTTTCCACAGCAGCTGCAACAACAATGAGAGCTAGCTTCTTCAGCGCTACACATCAGAAAATGCTAAGCACTCTTCCTCTTCAAATTTGGCACGGCCAAAATATGCAAAtcaagcagagtgcatgaaatctGAATGATTTCTCAGTGAATCCTTTCCACAAAAGCACCTTTGTAATCGGCTGCCGACACTGAAAACACAGATTTAAGCGTGGAATGACACCAGACCACAGAAAACAGCCTGGGAGTGGGAAGGACTCCAAGGCTGGGTCGTTTCACACAGAATGAGAGACAACCATGATGAGTGTTTGACACGCCTGACAAACTTAAACTGGTTTATCTTTACACAGAAAATGATCAGTTCTCTACATGAAACTACAACTGTAAATTAAACATGAAATAATTTCACAACTTTGGTTCATATTTGGAAAATATATGCTGTCGACAAATCTACTTAATCTGCTGATTCCCAGATCATCTTGTCCGTGTGCATCAGTGGCACTAACTGGCTTCAGCAGTCACTGAAACTTGTGATGACCAGGATTCCTGCTGGGTCGTTTTCATTTAGGACATGGCACATAAGCAAAGTAATCATAAAAGAATTGATCAAAAGATCAAAGGTGCAGCTAGGTGGGAGTGAGGAGGTTTTTTTGTTGATGGCCGAGAGAAGTCACGCTTTTAGTTTTCAGCTGAGGCCAAAGCAAGCAGAAATGGAGGGAAGCTCTTCATGCTGCTTGTAAAATAGTTTACGTTTATTGTCTAAGACCAGGAACTGCAACCAAAAGCAGAACAGCATTGAGCTCTTTACTACTAGCCAGAAACCGTCTGAAAAAATAAACAGTTATTTCATGTCCAAGCACAAATGAATGAGTTTAACCCCGTTTTTGTTTTATGTGTTCACACATGGAGGGCAGGGCAtcccaaaaatattttttcagAATATAAAAGTATGAGTTTCATTTATAAAGTAACTCACCAGAAtattttttttcattgaaaaaaaTTACTCAAAATAAATAAGTACATAAACCACTGCATTGTCCATCGGTGTGTGTACATAACATTTGATATTATTTTGTTATGATCTTATAAAACAAACATGTGGAATAATTTGCTACAGGAAGTAGTATTGATGTCACATATTTTTGTAACTGGCAGTAACCGATGGCATTCAGAATTTAATAAATCTTGTTTAAAACTTGCCGcaatcagaagaaaaacacattgCTCATTGAGATAAATGTACTTGGGGTGGGGGTGTActagtgcaccatttccaggaattaGCCGTGAGTCGCATCCCAGCCAAGcatcagacagcaggttttggagtcttatgtcCTTATATTTGGACatgtcgcctctgattggataacagcaacacgactctaccactctgcaacgttgatgttttatctccacaaacaacacaaacctggaggagtgatTCGTTGAAAACAATAACAGCTTTTGTTTTCTCAATAAATATGTTTGTCTGGTTGAGAATTTTCTAATTATTGCTAATTTTTTAAAGAATCTAATTGAAATATTAATGACCGTCTTTAAAACCTGTTCAGAACATGGCCATTTCATTTTATGTATATTATTATAAACAGAATTAAAGGTTTCTTGGTATTTTTTGCTGAACAGattgaaaatatgtaaaaatgctAGAAATGTACATATATAGAAACTGGTCAGCCAAGAACATTTGCATAAACGCATCAGGGAAAAAGTTATTTTTCATCCCTCCAGTAACGGATTCATACTAACAAACAACAGACGACTAATAAATGAACTCTTCCCCTCGTTAAGCCTGGACACTCATCATGAACTTCTACATGCACAATCATTTTTAAATAAGCACAATCCTCAAACAGAAGTGAAAAAGCAGCTAAACTAGACCAGCTGCTGTTTGTCCGTCAGCTCAGATGCGATCCACGCTATGCCAACCAGTGAGTCAGTCAGTGAGACCGCTGAGGAACTCTGAAGCAGAAGAGAAACCAAACAACACTCTGACAAGAATCAGAATCTAAAACGTTGAGTTACACGTGTGAATGTTAACAGATCTGAAAGAACAGGCCGATTACGTCTTTGATTACTTAAAACAAAACCAACTGTGTATCGGTTGATGTGACAGGTGTCATGGGAACAAAAATCATAAGGTGCTAAATAAGGTTCTGGGTTATTTTggatagggatgtcccgttccgaatTTGATATTGGAAATAGGTCCgatatcggctcaaaaaagtatcGAATTGTATcaaactgcatcaaaaatctgacATACGCAGTCAGTTctgttttaaatgtaattctaGCAATTCTATCCAGCAGTGCCCAGATCCAGCATACAAAGCTCATGTGATCAGAACAGTGCATCCTAGTGAAGTAGAAAGGAACAAGTGCAATGTCAGCCATGTGGTAGTATTTTTCTGTGTGGCTCAGTGCAACACCTGTCATGCACAAGTTTCCAGTGGTGGAACTGAACTGGGGAAGTTTACAAAACATGAAGATTTTCtaattgtttttttatacttactgTTGATGGCTTTTGTTCTCGGAGTAATATtaattgatcaagcctttcatacattccagactacgaaataggtaaaagtacgtGTGATTTGTGCTAGGCCGACCGATATATTGGCCTGTCAATATACTGGGCTGATATATATTAAATTTTTTCagccgaaattatttttacaagctgattaaAAATAATAGATAAATAAATCAGGCACCTACTGTatgtggccaactgccgccactactagactgaagaaaggacctgaaggaccccaacaatcaatgtgctgctaaaatgtaTACAGGGTTTCCCccggcgctttataagcctggtggcccgccaggctttacttgcccacccgccaggctaagcatcatgccccgcccccctccccgaccctaccgtgtccactgacacgaatggcgcaacaaaactagagccctccatcagctgacactggtgagaaacagcagcgtaaTGTGTGCAACCCCCAAccaccacccccgctctcacggaggagcgctacGGGACGGAgcgtgcaaccccccccccccccccccccccccccccctatcagTCTGACTCTCATTTTTGCTGATATTTTATCGGACTGATATCGGCATTGGTCTGTACTGTAGGCTGCAAAAgctgtatcgtatcggaagtgaaaatgtATCGGGACATCCTTAATTTTGGAACTATGACGCACAAAGAGTAAACAAGAAGAGTAAAAGGTTTGGAACATGGCCCACTTCTCCCACAACATGATCTGACACACGAACAAGCCAACCAACCAATGGAACTAATAGTTTTTTATAGATATTCTAAAAATCCACTTTCTACAAAAGGCATTTGTGACTCTGAGCCAACATCCTCTTCACATTTCTGCTGTGGATCATATCTTACACTGCTCAGAAGGATTACAGCATAACTGAATCATCTGTGACTAAAATGACATCTTCTTTTGGGAGGATTACAAGCATCTAGAACTTTGTAAAGCATTTCAGAGTAATAAATCAAAACTGAGttcaaacagattttttttggggggggggggggggtaaaagtgAAGAAATAACTCTGATCTCAGTTTTCCCCAAACAGATTTATCCTTCTGATCTGGGGATCACAGAAACTTTGATGCTACAGAGCACGCACCTTTTCTCTGCTAACCCTAAAAACATCTTCCAGCTAGCACACCAGATTTCTAGCATTCCCCTTGATCAAGATCTTTCCAGTCTGGTTCACACAACTCCTCAAGTGTTTGTTGCTGAATTACCTCCACTGTCAGTGACTTTATAGACATGGAAATTTACTTAAGAGTGCAAAGCAAGTAATTACAATTTCATCACAACTATAGTTTCCCACATAAACAAAGCAAAAATTGTGTCAgccaacaacaacaaaaccaaCCCAAAGCAAAACAAAAGCTTAGTAAATACTTGTTGGACCGGTTGGGCTCAGGGTTCCCAATGCCCTTTACAAAGATTAACATAATTCTACATTTATCTGTTAGTTAATGTTTTCTTTATAGATGTGATGCACCGGTATGAAATATTTGGGCCGATATAGATATTAATATCACagtttgccgataccgatttactgacattaatgcttctaaaatcagcagattttgtatagaatgaaaattattacagttaaatttatgtttttatgtccacacaacacacactttaatgcttctgagatgattaaaaTAACTGTCacgtgactaaacaaatacacatcacctccCTCACccgctgaaacagataaacagaaacaagatggaaaaactatcggatgttaatatcggcccagttttatttatcagaccgatattgatatgttaaaaaatgactaacatctgccaataccaatattgatgctgatatgtTGTGTATCCCTAATGTATTGTTTTCTTTTAACACGTCATAATCTAAAACAGCCAAATTATAACAGCTAATATAGAACAGACGTTATCTGATGATAAATGAATTAATACACATGCTTGCACACAGCAAGCTAACAAAAGTGAACTAGACACTGTTCTGCTCCAGAGCTTTTGGGTGGAAGTTGTCTTAGTGCATTATCAAagttatcatgatgaaacgttaaaGAGCACCAGTGGGGTGAGCATGCTGGAGACTGGAATGCTCAGCGCCAGGCCAAAGCCTTCTGCCATTTCTTGATGATGCAAATAATCACTTCAGTGAAAGGAAATCTCAAACCACACATTTCCTGAGCACTAAGGCAACATTGCAACTCCCGTATCTGTAGTGGTTACTGATATATTATTCTGAGGCTTTGACTTAGACCAGACAATGCGCTGTCAACACTTGGGTAGTGGGATGTGCCCTACAGCAGGAGGGATACCCAAAAGAAGCCAAACAACAGCTGACAATTTTGTGCAAACAATGTGAGGTCAGTTATTGCTGGTCTTTGTCCAGTTATCTATTGCTGTGGATCACATTACTGTGTGGTACATAGCTGAAATGATTAGAACACATTCTAACAAAGTGCTGTGATGGTAGCGCCATCACACCAAAGTAAGGTCTCCCCTTTCTTCCCACAGTCCTAATCAGGTATGCTAAACGGTAAGTCTAAATCAGAGTCAAGTGGGAGTGGAGAGAGTATTCTGCCTCTTAGAGACCGACTACATCAAACAGAAACAACCTGAGAAAGGTGTGCTGATTCTGATGTTATAACAGAGaatttaaataaaaatctaaGTATGAAATAACTttcactttattttttctgatgttaatctatttctgttttgagatcattatgatttttttatctatgtgattctatgtctgtgataagtgctatataaataaaatgtacttactataACTTAAACATTTACCATATATCCATAAACAGGTCAGTGTACCTTGGCATCCCACATCATTTTTAAAGCTATTCTGAAATGTTTATGCTATTAACAGAAAAGCTTGTCATTTTATCCAATTAATGAATATAATAAGACTTTTTTTATTTCACATCTGTTCGTAAAGTAGCCTTAAAATTTCCcaagattattattttttgtcaTGATAATATATTCCCACCTTCACCGTCTAAATGAATGataaaatgatccgcacttgtatagcgcctctcaaggtaaggactccaaagcgctttacactacagtgtatcattcatccatttacacacacattcacacactgatggtgataagctacgatgtagccacagctgccctggggcgcactgacagaggcgagatgcATGAAAATGAGATGCATGATTTAGCTAACGTTGAGGTTTCTCTTGTTGTTAAACATAACAGCTGTGTTTATCCTGCTGAAGATATTTTCTCACTAATATTCCTATTTTCATACAGAAGCATGATCATAATTTGTATCAATACCTCTTGCTTAAGTCAAAGCACAGCACCTATATAACTGTACATTTATTGCATAGATGGTGGTTCAGGTTTAATCAGCCAAAGAAGAAAACCAGCTGCTTTAGGATGTGTCCATAAAGTCCTGTGGTCACACACAAGGCAGTCATCTTTGTTCAAAATCACGAAAATGACTCATTTCCAGACGTGGTGAAGTCAGCACGATGCAAGAAGTGCCTGTTGACTCAGATTTACATGGAGCTGATAGGAATGTAAGCATGAGTAAAAAATAGAGGAGTTATTTAAGACACGAGAATACAACTGATATGAAAAACTAATTTGTTTAGATCAAATAAAATATCAGATTGATATTTAGacagagaagcagcacatttTTCTCCGGGATTATTTTAATAGATTTTTTAGCGAAACTATTTCATTATACGTAGTCGTTTCCTCATTTTCCAAAAACGCAACCCACAGTTGAAAGTTACAGTTATAAAAACTACCAAGACAAAATCCACCATTAAAACTACCTCTGGGACTATAATTACAATACCAATtctgtttaaaaatgtttaaaatgctaCATTTGTTTATATTAAGTTGAAGGTGAAATAGGCAAAAatgtattaattactttattcatttgcggCTAAAAGCTGATGAGCTGAGTTTATGTTGTCCTTGTCTTAAAGATAACAGAAAACCGAGATTTTACGAGGCAGGCAACTGGTCAGATAGGTTAACGTCAAGTTCCACCTGCTAATTTAACTTGTAAATGTTATAAATATCATTTAAAGTAGCATATTTAATAACACTTGGGCAGCTAAATGCAATGAGGGGAACAGCACTTCACGACACCCTGATACTATGTTCACAAAAGACAAAGTGTGCTTGTACTGATTTGGAGAAGGGGCACAGTAAACAACCTACTAAACTGGCTAGCACACTAGCCTGCTAACAATAACCAGGTGAACGGGGTGAATGTTTAGAAAAGCTAACGATAAGCTAGCTGGTTAGTCACGTTAGCTTAGCTTCAGGCTGCAAGGTTCTTTAAGAGCAAACGTGATCAAAAATACATGCTAACAGAACTTGAGCTACTTACCAAATGTAACTGGCCTGTAAAAGTTGATCACGACGTCCCTAAACAAGGCTGTTCATGGAATTTCTCGCGTATGAAGCACTGTGTGTTGGCGGTTAGCGGTCTCTCACTGGCTTTAGCTAAAGCGGACAAAGCTGTCATTTGCTGTCATCACGAGGAGACCTGCGCAGCACGCATGCGCACAACAGGAGGCGTTGACGGAGATTTCACAAAAATTGAAAACAAACCAGACTATTTTTATTTACTGTTGAAGATCTCTGTAAAGATCATCAAGATACATATAATATCTAATAATGTATCACGTGGGTGAGCATATGTCACATTATAGCATCTTTAAAGTTTTACTGTTGTTGGCCTTAGCTTTGAATAGTTTTGTCCTTCTTCATTATATACAATAAACCTCTGTGTGGCCCCTCTCAGTTTGTGGATGCCATAGAGCACAGAGAGGAACATATTTTGTTTATTTCAATGCGTGGTGATAATTGCAAagttaaatgaaaacaaatatatGTTGAACAAAATGCATTTCTTAACGAAGTGAGGTTTTCTTTTTTCCGTTTTGCTTCATTTGGGAGGTGTAATGGATGTGTTCTCCACTAGGTGATGCTCTAACAACATAAAAGTCATTGCCTTGATTGTTTACCTTTACTGTACTGATAGCCAACCACCAAAAACAATTACATGAATGATAAATAACATGTATAAACAAATAAGACTGGCATATATTTTGCAGATCTTTTTCTATCCCATCTAAATAAACACTAACATTTAATGTTCATCCATAACTACATATATAAACATTAAAACAGCTTTGTGTACATTTGTTCTATTGAAGAAAACAAAGTTAAGGCATCAAATAATATGTTTCTAAGATTGTAATGATTGGTTTTTACTCAGACTTACATACTTTTTTAATGTTTAATGTTGTAATATTGTGAACATATGAATGTTGGAACTGTGAGAAAATATAACATAAAAACCTATAAAAAAAGGAATTTCTGAAACATAACCTGTTAAATTCCATTTATTTCGTTTTATTTAGTGTAGGTTAGAAACATCACAAAATAGAAACTTGAAGAAAATCTTGCACAAAGATAGCTGTATACCGAAGAGAAAGAGCAACCTTCTATTAGCTTACAGTGGCGTTTAAAGCAGACATGTCCAAGTCCAGTGTTGCAGGTGTGTTAAGAGCAttcttgttttaaaatgtatggtcCAGTGCAAACAGCTCTTAGTTCAAAGGGATTGTTCAACACTTATAATAAAACATAAGTTTACAATATAGGTGTTAAGGTTGCTCTTTCATTGCATATGGTTTAAGAACATACTGTTGTAATAATTTCAATAAGATCTCTAGGGCATGATGTTAAAATGATCAATACATACTTCAAACCTCATATTTTTCTAAGCATCATGTGCTATTAATTAAACATAATAAATGGAATTATAAGCAATAGCAATGTTTCAAAAACCATACATAACATGCTCTGAGCTAAATTGTTTTTTTACAATGGTGTTTCAAACAACTTACATCTAAAACTGTCATGACTTTAGAAATAGCTATCCTCGTACATTGCTTTGTGTCAAATGCATTTGTTTGTTTTCATATGAAGGCCACTTCAAGCTAAGCTATTTGTACAAGAATGACATCAAGCCTTTTTATTCAATTGGATAAGCTCCAACTAAAATCTGTACTAAAATTGGGTTCAAACTAGATGGTTTGATTGTATCTTTCAATgaaataacaagtaaaatggcTCCACAACTACAGTATAGCACTGAAATAATACTTTATAAATGCAAATAAACAGTTGTAATTTTACAGCCATTGAAACAGGCTCTAATGTAAGTTGCTCATCTGAATGTTGAAAAATAATATAAGCAGCCATTACAGCATGGCATCTGGCTGGGTCAGTAAATACATGGAGCTGTCAGCTGTGCACTCCCTGAATGTGTGCTTCAGATATTGTCTTTGTACATCTATAAATACCTGGATAACTGGGTTTGAGCCTATAGTCAACATGCAGGCTATTCATCCTTCTGAGTGCACCAGAATCAAAACAAGCCAAAAGCAACATAGGTCAACCTCGaaaagtgcaatcaggggctttGTGGGGTAACACTAAGAAAAAGGAGACACATATAAGTCATGTATATACACATTTTTAAATCAGCATTCAGTCTGCTAAATCACAACATGTTATTACACTAATTACATATAATCTTCTTGACATCGTTAATATTTAGTgctatgttatataatgtcatctAAAAGGTGAGGCGTACCCAACCAGTCAAGTGACCTTGGCTCCGATGCAGCCATGATCATGCACATAAACTGCTTCCCTGTTCTCTTGTCAATCGGGTAAATCGTAGTAGGAGTGAACCTTTTGTTGCTCTCCACAAACTCACACAGCTGATTGTAGATTTTTGGGTACTCATGACGAAGGAAGACTCCCCTGGTCCTGAGCTCACGCTGGGTATTGACAAAGCAAACCTCCCTAGCTTTTCTTCCCTCCTCCCCCTCTTTGTCAATGTCTGGTGTGCCTGGAGGCGGAGTGAGAATAAGAGTTTCCATTTCGCTCTCCTTCTTCAGTACTTTTTTGTCAGGACTTGAGGAGGCCAAGGACACCTTTGCATATTTTCTAACTGTTGGTGTTTGGACCCTTGGGGAAGGTCTATTAGGCACTAGTTCACCAACAGCTACAGATACATTCAGAAGGAAACATTCACTGGGGTCATATTCATCACCTACCTGCTGCAATTCCTTGCAGTATTCACCTAGGTTGTCCTTAAAGCCATCCACTTCTCTCAAAGACAAGTATGTGGGCGACATGAGGAGGCTTTGAAGCCCAAGTTGCAGGAATTTGTCAGCGGTTTCTGGATTAGCAAACCCCAAAAAAAGGATGCCCCTTCCCCTGGAGAGGTAGCCAGCTTTAGCGATGCGTGAGAAGGCTTTGTGGATATCTGAATTCTCTCTGCAGAACTTGAGAGTGTGACGACACACACTGCTGACACGTCCATACAAACAAGTCCCCTTGTGGGTCTCCCAGTCATCCCTGCGACAGTTTCGTGAGCAGTAAAAGGTGTAACAACTGTGACAGGATTTGAAGTACAAGCAAGCGTTAAACATGCTCTCTGTCTGGTTACACTTCTTGTTTGCACACACCATTGTGTCATCTTCATCAGTGCTGTGGTCTGGAGAACATTCTTCTGCACTCCTTTGTAAAGCATCACACCCACTATCGGGATCTTTAAGTGTATCTGGGCTGGATTTAGAGGATAGGAGCTGTGTGTTGAGGCATTGATCAAGTCCAGCAGATTCTGTGTCTTTGCCATTGTCTTCTGTGACCAGTTGTTTCAGCTGATCCAAAAGATTTTCACTTGACTTTTTGCTAATAGGTGGTTTGTAGTCAACAACCAGATCAGCTAAAAGTTCATCCAATTGCTCCAGACTCTGCTGAAGAGAAAAGTTGTTGTGTTTTCTCTCTTTAGTCACGTTCGTCAAACTGGATTGcttcttctgattctgattcacccTTGGAGATGGTCCTTTCTTGCTATCTGAAAAATCCCAGGTGACAGAGTGGACATCACGACGCCTGCTGTTGCCTGCACTTATGTCATTGTCTGTTATCGTGATCTCTGGAGTAACAAACCATTGTCCACTCTTGGAATTCCTCCAAGGATTGCTTGAATTCCTTTCCAATGAGTTTTCTGACAGGGACAGAGCAGCATAGCGTCTTGGTGAACTTGAAAGGTTAAGGATAACAGGCTTGGATGTAACATCAGCAGATGTCCCATGCCTTGCTTGGTGAAACAGATTCTCATAACTTTGTTCACGAGGCACAAATTGCTGTCTTTCATGTAGTGGATGGATAATATTGTCCCAAGACTTGGAGTGGTTTTTGACATCTGCTCCTAGTTGATGTGAGTCTGTATAGCTGTTGGTAAACCATGGGGACATACTAGAGTCTTGTCTTAGCCTTGGTGGTGTGGTTTGAGAGGACTGGTTAGAGAATCCAGATATACTTGAACGATACCAGTCATCTGAAAAGGCCTGAGACATTCGAGGGCGTCGGCGACCTTCTGTGTGATATGGCCTTGATGGAT carries:
- the unm_hu7912 gene encoding apical junction component 1 homolog; amino-acid sequence: MTRTHPPETLASTLYQDITSNPITNESVSLRSSRQCDMKMIDKSEIINKRHCRSFDFIESLDDPLSFSSSMEYKYKRPEFQALSKDLWNGLDQPGHLRFSSPDLFNTKQVQQHTTQDKTSYLTWSDSKTRSRYNSAPRVKATLTPVPISVSPPVARKGRDALQANSDSLKMSETRESSNKAFLNEVHPIKLQPHSPLYVSDCFEEEKPDKPAITPHVRCRVDIKPDASVLEHTSRRVSSTQSDHLWQRYSQASSRSGLYIPRQMVSSPTPTPSECYSGDFRQGYLYTTSMSPLSYQHLDMRRMSSPTAPYLNPEQRAYSNPNIPTKFFYTEDAARYPVHPYSRGYFQDDQSSLTSFGSTATSQYDPRTRWVHTLPVRPYYTDHLNNRDPAHSVYSRPYSTNEAGSYFSQTPFTRAHYGEDGHFSPYLMNGPRLFYSRPFNSPEDQHYPSRPYHTEGRRRPRMSQAFSDDWYRSSISGFSNQSSQTTPPRLRQDSSMSPWFTNSYTDSHQLGADVKNHSKSWDNIIHPLHERQQFVPREQSYENLFHQARHGTSADVTSKPVILNLSSSPRRYAALSLSENSLERNSSNPWRNSKSGQWFVTPEITITDNDISAGNSRRRDVHSVTWDFSDSKKGPSPRVNQNQKKQSSLTNVTKERKHNNFSLQQSLEQLDELLADLVVDYKPPISKKSSENLLDQLKQLVTEDNGKDTESAGLDQCLNTQLLSSKSSPDTLKDPDSGCDALQRSAEECSPDHSTDEDDTMVCANKKCNQTESMFNACLYFKSCHSCYTFYCSRNCRRDDWETHKGTCLYGRVSSVCRHTLKFCRENSDIHKAFSRIAKAGYLSRGRGILFLGFANPETADKFLQLGLQSLLMSPTYLSLREVDGFKDNLGEYCKELQQVGDEYDPSECFLLNVSVAVGELVPNRPSPRVQTPTVRKYAKVSLASSSPDKKVLKKESEMETLILTPPPGTPDIDKEGEEGRKAREVCFVNTQRELRTRGVFLRHEYPKIYNQLCEFVESNKRFTPTTIYPIDKRTGKQFMCMIMAASEPRSLDWLGTPHLLDDII